In Falco cherrug isolate bFalChe1 chromosome 5, bFalChe1.pri, whole genome shotgun sequence, one DNA window encodes the following:
- the LOC102049669 gene encoding solute carrier family 2, facilitated glucose transporter member 3 isoform X1, with translation MDTKKKITVPLIYAVSIAAIGSLQFGYNTGVINAPEKIIQRFFNRTLSERTGDVVSPELLTSLWSLSVAIFSVGGMIGSFSVSLFVNRFGRRNSMLLVNILAFAGGTLMAFSKLAKAVEMLIIGRFIIGLFCGLCTGFVPMYISEVSPTSLRGAFGTLNQLGIVVGILVAQVFGLEAIMGTEELWPLLLGFTVLPAILQCVALLFCPESPRFLLINKMEEEKAQAVLQKLRGTQDVSQDILEMKEESAKMSQEKKATVPELFRSPNYRQAITIAIMLQLSQQLSGINAVFYYSTGIFERAGITQPVYATIGAGVVNTVFTVISLFLVERAGRRTLHLIGLGGMAVCAVLMTVALALKDVVEWIRYISIVATFGFVALFEIGPGPIPWFIVAELFSQGPRPAAMAVAGCSNWTSNFLVGMLFPYAERLCGSYVFLIFLVFLVIFFVFTFFKVPETKGRTFEDISRGFEGRAEASPTSPVEKNPMVELNSIQPDKDVA, from the exons ATGGATACCAAAAAG aaaatcaCAGTACCTCTTATCTATGCTGTTTCCATTGCTGCCATTGGATCTCTCCAGTTCGGGTACAACACTGGTGTCATCAATGCTCCTGAGAAG ATAATCCAGAGATTCTTCAACAGAACCCTATCAGAACGGACTGGGGATGTTGTCTCTCCAGAGCTCCTCACCTCTCTGTGGTCCCTTTCTGTGGCCATCTTCTCAGTAGGAGGTATGATTGGCTCCTTCTCAGTCAGCCTGTTTGTCAACAGATTTGGCAG GAGGAACTCCATGCTACTGGTGAACATCTTGGCCTTTGCTGGTGGCACTCTCATGGCCTTCTCCAAGCTGGCAAAGGCAGTGGAGATGCTGATTATTGGCCGCTTCATTATTGGCCTCTTCTGTGGTCTCTGCACTGGCTTTGTGCCCATGTACATCAGTGAGGTCTCACCCACCAGCCTCCGTGGAGCCTTTGGCACCCTCAACCAGCTGGGAATTGTTGTGGGCATCCTGGTGGCCCAG GTCTTTGGCCTGGAAGCAATCATGGGGACTGAAGAACTTTGGCCACTGCTTCTGGGGTTTACGGTCCTCCCAGCAATCCTGCAGTGTGTGGCTCTTCTTTTCTGCCCTGAGAGCCCCCGTTTCCTATTGATCAACAAGatggaggaagagaaagcacAAGCAG TTCTTCAGAAGCTCCGTGGTACACAAGATGTGTCTCAGGACATCTTGGAGATGAAAGAAGAGAGTGCTAAAATGtctcaggaaaagaaagcaactgtGCCAGAGCTCTTCCGTTCTCCAAACTACCGTCAAGCCATTACCATTGCCATCATGCTGCAGCTCTCCCAACAGCTCTCAGGCATCAATGCT GTATTCTATTACTCTACAGGGATTTTTGAAAGAGCTGGTATCACACAGCCTGTCTATGCCACTATTGGAGCTGGTGTGGTAAACACAGTCTTCACTGTTATTTCG CTGTTCCTGGTGGAGCGTGCGGGGCGCAGGACCCTCCATTTAATTGGTTTGGGTGGCATGGCTGTGTGCGCTGTTCTTATGACTGTTGCTTTAGCTCTGAAG GATGTTGTGGAGTGGATCAGATACATCAGCATTGTTGCCACTTTCGGCTTTGTGGCTCTCTTTGAGATTGGCCCTGGCCCTATCCCGTGGTTCATTGTGGCAGAGCTCTTCAGTCAGGGCCCACGGCCTGCAGCCATGGCAGTGGCTGGTTGTTCCAACTGGACCTCTAATTTCTTGGTGGGAATGCTCTTCCCTTATGCAGAG AGACTATGTGGCTCCTATGTCTTCCTcatcttccttgttttcctggTCATCTTCTTTGTCTTCACATTCTTCAAAGTGCCAGAGACCAAGGGCAGGACTTTTGAAGACATCTCCAGGGGCTTTGAAGGACGAGCAGAAGCCAGCCCCACATCGCCTGTAGAGAAGAACCCCATGGTGGAGCTGAACAGCATACAGCCCGACAAAGATGTTGCCTAA
- the LOC102049669 gene encoding solute carrier family 2, facilitated glucose transporter member 3 isoform X2 yields MLLVNILAFAGGTLMAFSKLAKAVEMLIIGRFIIGLFCGLCTGFVPMYISEVSPTSLRGAFGTLNQLGIVVGILVAQVFGLEAIMGTEELWPLLLGFTVLPAILQCVALLFCPESPRFLLINKMEEEKAQAVLQKLRGTQDVSQDILEMKEESAKMSQEKKATVPELFRSPNYRQAITIAIMLQLSQQLSGINAVFYYSTGIFERAGITQPVYATIGAGVVNTVFTVISLFLVERAGRRTLHLIGLGGMAVCAVLMTVALALKDVVEWIRYISIVATFGFVALFEIGPGPIPWFIVAELFSQGPRPAAMAVAGCSNWTSNFLVGMLFPYAERLCGSYVFLIFLVFLVIFFVFTFFKVPETKGRTFEDISRGFEGRAEASPTSPVEKNPMVELNSIQPDKDVA; encoded by the exons ATGCTACTGGTGAACATCTTGGCCTTTGCTGGTGGCACTCTCATGGCCTTCTCCAAGCTGGCAAAGGCAGTGGAGATGCTGATTATTGGCCGCTTCATTATTGGCCTCTTCTGTGGTCTCTGCACTGGCTTTGTGCCCATGTACATCAGTGAGGTCTCACCCACCAGCCTCCGTGGAGCCTTTGGCACCCTCAACCAGCTGGGAATTGTTGTGGGCATCCTGGTGGCCCAG GTCTTTGGCCTGGAAGCAATCATGGGGACTGAAGAACTTTGGCCACTGCTTCTGGGGTTTACGGTCCTCCCAGCAATCCTGCAGTGTGTGGCTCTTCTTTTCTGCCCTGAGAGCCCCCGTTTCCTATTGATCAACAAGatggaggaagagaaagcacAAGCAG TTCTTCAGAAGCTCCGTGGTACACAAGATGTGTCTCAGGACATCTTGGAGATGAAAGAAGAGAGTGCTAAAATGtctcaggaaaagaaagcaactgtGCCAGAGCTCTTCCGTTCTCCAAACTACCGTCAAGCCATTACCATTGCCATCATGCTGCAGCTCTCCCAACAGCTCTCAGGCATCAATGCT GTATTCTATTACTCTACAGGGATTTTTGAAAGAGCTGGTATCACACAGCCTGTCTATGCCACTATTGGAGCTGGTGTGGTAAACACAGTCTTCACTGTTATTTCG CTGTTCCTGGTGGAGCGTGCGGGGCGCAGGACCCTCCATTTAATTGGTTTGGGTGGCATGGCTGTGTGCGCTGTTCTTATGACTGTTGCTTTAGCTCTGAAG GATGTTGTGGAGTGGATCAGATACATCAGCATTGTTGCCACTTTCGGCTTTGTGGCTCTCTTTGAGATTGGCCCTGGCCCTATCCCGTGGTTCATTGTGGCAGAGCTCTTCAGTCAGGGCCCACGGCCTGCAGCCATGGCAGTGGCTGGTTGTTCCAACTGGACCTCTAATTTCTTGGTGGGAATGCTCTTCCCTTATGCAGAG AGACTATGTGGCTCCTATGTCTTCCTcatcttccttgttttcctggTCATCTTCTTTGTCTTCACATTCTTCAAAGTGCCAGAGACCAAGGGCAGGACTTTTGAAGACATCTCCAGGGGCTTTGAAGGACGAGCAGAAGCCAGCCCCACATCGCCTGTAGAGAAGAACCCCATGGTGGAGCTGAACAGCATACAGCCCGACAAAGATGTTGCCTAA